Proteins encoded by one window of Elaeis guineensis isolate ETL-2024a chromosome 12, EG11, whole genome shotgun sequence:
- the LOC105032534 gene encoding probable UDP-glucosyl transferase 73B6 yields the protein MDRGKNHQLHICFFPFMAHGHMIPMMEIARLFATRGLKISIISTPVNVPQYSKFTERSKILGYQVDILVIKFPCVEAGLPEGCEHLDMALSGDLNRNFFTAAGMLGPQLEQLLKKHRPDGLVADMFFPWATDIAHSLGIPRIVFHGTGFFSLCAAECVRLYEPHKKVSSDTEPFVIPNFPGEIKLTRNQLPHFAKIEGHHFAQLHIDIKESELKSFGVLVNSFYELEPAYADHFRNVFGRKAWHVGPVFLCNSDFEDKANRGKEASIEVLECLKWLDSKKPNSVVYISFGSLARFTSSQLLEIAMGLEDSGQHFIWVVKQEGDGQEGKEEWLPEGFEERMEGKGLTIKGWVPQVLILEHVAVGGFLTHCGWNSALEGIAAGVPMVTWPVSAEQFYNEKLVTEILGVGVGVGIQQWVVVVGDCVKKEAVAKAVNHIMVGKEAEEMRTRARELGELARRAVEEGGSSHSELNALIEELRNKKI from the coding sequence ATGGACAGGGGAAAAAACCATCAGCTTCACATTTGCTTCTTCCCATTTATGGCCCATGGCCATATGATTCCAATGATGGAAATCGCCAGGCTATTCGCTACAAGAGGCTTAAAGATAAGTATAATCAGCACTCCTGTCAACGTTCCTCAGTACTCCAAATTTACAGAGAGAAGCAAAATTTTGGGTTACCAAGTTGACATTCTAGTCATCAAATTCCCTTGTGTGGAGGCTGGATTGCCTGAAGGATGTGAGCATCTGGACATGGCTCTCTCTGGTGACTTAAACAGAAATTTTTTTACGGCCGCAGGCATGCTTGGTCCACAACTCGAGCAGCTCTTGAAAAAGCATCGTCCAGATGGCCTTGTTGCAGATATGTTCTTTCCATGGGCAACTGATATTGCACATAGTCTTGGAATTCCAAGAATTGTATTCCATGGCACAGGTTTCTTCTCTTTATGTGCTGCAGAATGTGTAAGATTGTATGAGCCTCACAAGAAGGTTTCATCTGATACAGAACCCTTCGTCATCCCCAATTTTCCAGGGGAGATCAAATTGACAAGAAACCAATTGCCACATTTTGCTAAAATAGAAGGACACCACTTTGCCCAGTTGCATATAGATATTAAAGAATCCGAGCTCAAGAGCTTTGGGGTTCTTGTCAACAGCTTCTATGAGCTAGAACCAGCTTATGCTGATCATTTCCGGAATGTTTTTGGAAGAAAGGCATGGCATGTGGGCCCTGTTTTTCTATGTAATAGTGACTTTGAAGATAAGGCAAATAGGGGTAAAGAAGCCTCAATTGAAGTACTGGAGTGTCTGAAATGGCTGGATTCTAAGAAACCGAACTCGGTTGTTTATATAAGCTTTGGAAGCCTCGCAAGGTTCACTTCTTCACAACTTCTCGAGATTGCAATGGGTCTTGAAGATTCAGGGCAGCATTTCATTTGGGTGGTGAAACAAGAAGGTGATGGTCAAGAAGGTAAAGAAGAGTGGTTGCCTGagggatttgaagaaagaatggaAGGAAAGGGACTTACAATAAAAGGGTGGGTACCACAAGTGTTGATTCTTGAACATGTAGCAGTAGGAGGATTTCTGACTCATTGTGGATGGAATTCAGCACTTGAAGGAATAGCTGCAGGAGTGCCAATGGTAACATGGCCTGTATCTGCAGAGCAGTTTTATAATGAAAAGTTGGTGACTGAAATTTTAGGAGTTGGAGTTGGCGTTGGTATACAGCAGTGGGTTGTAGTGGTCGGTGATTGTGTGAAGAAAGAAGCCGTGGCGAAGGCAGTGAATCACATTATGGTAGGCAAGGAAGCAGAGGAAATGAGGACCAGAGCAAGAGAGCTTGGAGAACTAGCAAGGAGGGCTGTTGAAGAAGGTGGGTCTTCTCACTCTGAATTGAATGCTCTCATTGAAGAATTGAGGAATAAGAAGATCTAG